The DNA segment TCTTCCACATTGTATTCGATAGGATTGGTAAACGTGGCGGCAAATTTGTTCTCGACGAAACCTTCGCAGTAATCAAAATCACCAAATTTATACTCTTCGGCTGTTCTGTTGGGAACTCCGATTTCGAAAATTAATTTTCCATTGGCACGAGGAATAGCCCAATCAATATTTCCGAGATTTGTTGTCGCTGCAGCAGTAACCACAACAGTTTCTTGTCGGTATTCTCCCGTGGTTCCGTCTTTGTAGGCAAACAGGGTATAAGTTCCCGGACGAACATTTTTGATGTTGAAATTTCCGGAAGCATCTGTTTGAACCCAATATTGATAATTTTCTTCTTCAAATTGCCATTGTCCACCGGAATCAGTGCTTAATTGAGTGACTCCTATCCAGGCACCACCACCGTTAACCACCGATTTTGATGGGTCAGTAATCGAAAAATTACCAGTAATATTTCCACGTCCATCAGCCAATGGATATTCAGGAGTATTGGTTAACCAAGCATAAGGCCATTCTGTTTCGTCTTTGGCCGCCCTGGCTTTTGCATCATCCCAATTGGCAGTAGCCGTTGATTTTTGGTTGGCATAAATTAAATAAGGACCGTAAATTTTAGACCATTCTTCTCCTTGCAACACATTGAAACCTGCCGATCCATAATGCACGCCATTCATGCAAACGTGGATAATTCCCGAGGCGGCATTTAAATCGTGACTGGTTGGTCCGCCATTAAAGTATTCGTGATTGGCAGTAACCGCCCAAATTCCCAAATTGTTTTTGTCGGTGGTATGACCGTAAGCTTTCAAACTAATTAGGGGTTCGCTGAACTCATATTTACCATCGTATTTCCCAGCACGAACCCCTGATTCTATTTTGATGATTTCAGGAATTGAGGTTGCCGACCAAGCATCGCCAGGTTGTGGCATATTCCAAGTTTTCAAATCATTCACGCAAATTTTGTCGGTTACGGTATTGTTGATCCATAGCACTTGTCTCCAAGAACCAAAGTCAAAATTAGGGTAAGCTGCTTTGTGACGCAGAATGGAGTAGGTGTAGAGTCCATTGTCTCCTTTTTTAAGCACATAATGAATGTCGGCATCCACTCGTGTTTTATTGACTTCTGGGCTATAAGGACGGCTAAAGGAAACATCAATATAATCGGCTGTTTCTTCTTTAATCGAAAAAGTAGCACCAAAAATAGTTTCAAAAATAGTTTCAAAATCTACAGAAGAAGTAAAATCATAATAAGTTCCCACTCTATTTTCAGGCGTATTGGTTTGGAGCAAAGTTTCCACTCCGTTTATTTTCAAAGATTGAATGTTGCTGGTCCCTTTTTGTATTCTAGCTTCCAGAATTCCGTTTTTCAGAATGATATAATTGGTATATTCTTGAATCATTCTATTGGGATCTTGGTAAATGCCCACACTAGTTCTTGTGCCATTATAAACCACCGCTAACGATTGTCCACTAGGACAAGTAATTTTGCCATTGGCAATATGATTTTCCAATGCTATTTTTTTGTCTCCCGTAACAATAAGTTGACCTAGATCACTGATAAAAATAGTCCCCTTAGCTCCGATGTTAACAGCAGTCTTAACATCAACTGTACCGCCAGTAATATTTAATTTTCCAATAGGATTTCCTGTTCCTGTTCCTACTTCTAAATAGGTATTTGCATATAGAGTTCCACCGGCAACATTTGCTGTTCCATCTCCTCCATCTCCATAACCAATATAAAAAGTATAATTACTGTTTATAATTCCCGAATTCACGTTCAAAACCCCGGCAGCAGCTTTTCCTAAATAAGTATAATTTCTGTTGTTAAAATAAGCCGAACCGTTGACAGTAACGGTTCCATTTAAATTAGTTCCACTATTTGGATAAAAAGTACCTGTTATGATAATGTTTGCCCCAACATTGGTAGTGAAAATGCCTGGTCTTTTAGCAATTACATCATTCCCGGAATGGCCAATATTTATTGGATTGTAAGGACTACCAGCTCCAATAGTTAGATTGGCATAATTTAAAGTCGTGAAATTGATACTCGTATTGTCCCAGTTATTTACATCATAAAAATCGGTACTTACACCACCCACCCAAGTATAGGTTTGGGCAAATGAAGTGTTGACAAGACTGAAAAATAATAGGGCAAGGATATAAAAGGATTGCCTTGTTCTGGGTAAAGTTTTTTTCATGGTTAACCTATTTAATAGTTGCTATTTTTTAATAATTATAAATTTAAACGTTAAAAATAAGTGTTTTTTATACGTTTATAATTTTTTACTAAAATATCATTATCCTTTCTGGTAGGCATCCTGTTGTATCCTGTATGAAAAAGCAATGAGTTCATTAAAAAATGGCTTTTTTTTAATGAACTCGTTGTCTGAAAATTTCTAAATCGAATAGCTTGGTCTGGCTTTGGTTGTATACCATAAAAACTCTTATTCTTTAACCGTTTCTGGCAAAAGCGAATAAGGCAATGGGGTGTTTTTATTCAAATTGAGGTAAAAATAATCTAGGGCAACTCCTTCGTCAATCATGTAGATTTTTAGGGTGTTTTTTCCCTTGATGGTTGATTTTAGGGCTACTTTTTTGGACGCTTTATTCGATAATACATTTTGTTTCCACTCTTCGCTTCTTCCAATGGTTGCAAAATCGACTATTTGGATAGGTTCTTCATTCCATTGAACTCCAACGCGAACTCCATGT comes from the Flavobacterium limnophilum genome and includes:
- a CDS encoding polysaccharide lyase family protein, translating into MKKTLPRTRQSFYILALLFFSLVNTSFAQTYTWVGGVSTDFYDVNNWDNTSINFTTLNYANLTIGAGSPYNPINIGHSGNDVIAKRPGIFTTNVGANIIITGTFYPNSGTNLNGTVTVNGSAYFNNRNYTYLGKAAAGVLNVNSGIINSNYTFYIGYGDGGDGTANVAGGTLYANTYLEVGTGTGNPIGKLNITGGTVDVKTAVNIGAKGTIFISDLGQLIVTGDKKIALENHIANGKITCPSGQSLAVVYNGTRTSVGIYQDPNRMIQEYTNYIILKNGILEARIQKGTSNIQSLKINGVETLLQTNTPENRVGTYYDFTSSVDFETIFETIFGATFSIKEETADYIDVSFSRPYSPEVNKTRVDADIHYVLKKGDNGLYTYSILRHKAAYPNFDFGSWRQVLWINNTVTDKICVNDLKTWNMPQPGDAWSATSIPEIIKIESGVRAGKYDGKYEFSEPLISLKAYGHTTDKNNLGIWAVTANHEYFNGGPTSHDLNAASGIIHVCMNGVHYGSAGFNVLQGEEWSKIYGPYLIYANQKSTATANWDDAKARAAKDETEWPYAWLTNTPEYPLADGRGNITGNFSITDPSKSVVNGGGAWIGVTQLSTDSGGQWQFEEENYQYWVQTDASGNFNIKNVRPGTYTLFAYKDGTTGEYRQETVVVTAAATTNLGNIDWAIPRANGKLIFEIGVPNRTAEEYKFGDFDYCEGFVENKFAATFTNPIEYNVEDKNWATALPYVQSSYFNTDGTRSVWDWNVNFTLTGTIPTTGNAKLTIAYSSSDHAQNWIFVNGTASSNRITPSSGYYPPNGGGNAFLRQSNHAKYGLATFDIPYSKLKTGKNTLILKMPSTSSGSNHVMYDYISLEGDLTTLGVASNTITADAIRAYPNPTKGIFEISLPLSMQEATIELYNVNMQLVSKKAYTPNNGKVQFNIENQPNGVYFVKVGLANPVTLKIIKE